One genomic region from Peptostreptococcaceae bacterium encodes:
- a CDS encoding 4Fe-4S binding protein, translated as MKNDKSNLKLIIKKEWCKGCGICAAFCPKNVLEVQNGKIEIVNDECIKCGLCEQRCPDFAIYLEGEDTNEK; from the coding sequence TTGAAAAACGATAAATCGAACTTGAAACTAATAATCAAGAAAGAATGGTGTAAGGGTTGTGGCATATGTGCGGCATTTTGCCCCAAAAATGTACTGGAAGTGCAAAATGGCAAAATAGAAATTGTCAACGATGAATGTATAAAATGTGGACTTTGCGAACAGCGATGTCCGGACTTTGCCATTTATTTGGAAGGAGAAGATACTAATGAAAAGTAA